In Halorhabdus rudnickae, the following proteins share a genomic window:
- a CDS encoding MarR family transcriptional regulator → MQLIETAPHEFAAHYLFTRYGMEPFFAIDSRIKEGDGSQRGSFEYRGEKWDVSLSSRDSGLAHPGSHLPSGTEFQLESMREFDLHVQSAEDPIAERSFHAHIAPRWQGMESENGQEISIPDSVDEGVNIHIQGSNIEFTEYLSLIKSADESVGISRHYFLRAHEFSTILDAERYVRVHEEDSGSVHARDGPLAQLGHLLENDRSGRRKLVQFDSDERGRDQPGYYHTTTLGPKQVREAFPDHGLPKEIKHYYAREAVSLDSDRSVAHPKVGVSYQRSFWDEPLGASKADIDTLNEELEETLLSVLSEAGLPVRPGMGTYVEDAYFQPAESDRERNLVELDFTQIKHRQESVVIKHLADGISPTAWDTLEVLVTDGGEVSPKDIAEEADRHPGSVRRALDQIPELVEHEYGSVSLRSKYIADLVHDAVREAKEATRRAAEAGAKAMEAAEKGLDETTSAFIAWAAKHDIDLQDRDSGPLRLEFGAVDEVRRLLREGYELWTGADMPAERFRMATVRYKQETDAGYESVDATEVQSYTTEAWRYLR, encoded by the coding sequence GTGCAACTGATCGAGACTGCACCCCACGAGTTTGCTGCTCACTATCTCTTCACACGGTACGGCATGGAGCCGTTCTTCGCCATCGATAGTCGAATCAAGGAAGGAGACGGCAGTCAGCGCGGATCGTTCGAATACCGCGGAGAGAAGTGGGACGTTTCACTCTCATCTCGGGATTCAGGACTCGCGCACCCTGGGAGCCACCTTCCTTCGGGTACTGAATTCCAGCTCGAATCGATGCGGGAGTTCGATCTGCACGTCCAAAGCGCGGAAGATCCGATCGCAGAACGCTCATTCCACGCCCATATTGCTCCACGCTGGCAGGGGATGGAAAGCGAGAACGGACAAGAGATCTCGATTCCCGATAGTGTCGATGAGGGCGTAAACATCCATATTCAAGGCTCGAATATCGAATTCACGGAGTATCTGAGTCTCATCAAATCTGCTGATGAGTCTGTAGGAATCAGCCGTCATTACTTCCTCAGGGCGCACGAGTTTTCGACGATTCTGGATGCGGAACGCTATGTCCGCGTTCATGAGGAGGATAGTGGTTCAGTACATGCTCGCGATGGTCCGCTTGCCCAATTAGGCCACCTGCTTGAGAATGACCGCTCAGGCCGTCGTAAGCTGGTTCAATTCGATAGTGACGAGAGAGGGAGAGACCAACCTGGATACTATCATACAACGACTCTCGGACCAAAGCAGGTCCGGGAAGCATTCCCGGACCATGGTCTTCCGAAGGAGATCAAACATTACTACGCACGAGAAGCGGTCAGCCTCGACTCCGACCGTTCGGTAGCTCATCCGAAAGTTGGCGTATCGTATCAGCGATCCTTCTGGGATGAGCCACTGGGGGCATCGAAAGCGGATATCGACACACTCAACGAAGAACTCGAGGAGACACTTCTCAGTGTTCTCTCGGAAGCAGGTCTCCCAGTCCGGCCCGGAATGGGGACCTACGTTGAGGACGCATATTTCCAACCTGCCGAATCTGATCGAGAACGAAATCTCGTCGAGCTTGATTTCACTCAGATCAAGCACCGGCAGGAATCAGTCGTCATCAAGCACCTTGCCGATGGGATTTCACCAACCGCTTGGGATACATTGGAGGTTCTAGTCACTGATGGCGGTGAAGTGAGTCCGAAAGATATTGCGGAAGAAGCAGACCGGCATCCAGGTAGCGTTCGGCGAGCTCTCGATCAAATCCCCGAACTGGTAGAACACGAATATGGCAGTGTTTCGCTCCGATCGAAGTATATCGCCGATCTCGTACACGATGCCGTGAGAGAAGCCAAGGAAGCCACAAGACGCGCAGCTGAAGCCGGAGCCAAGGCGATGGAAGCAGCTGAGAAGGGGCTCGACGAAACGACTAGTGCGTTCATCGCTTGGGCAGCCAAGCACGATATTGACCTTCAGGACCGTGATAGTGGCCCGCTCCGGTTAGAATTCGGTGCAGTTGATGAGGTACGTCGACTGTTACGAGAAGGATACGAGCTGTGGACTGGTGCGGATATGCCCGCAGAGCGATTTCGGATGGCGACGGTTCGGTACAAGCAGGAAACGGATGCTGGCTACGAATCAGTCGATGCGACCGAGGTACAATCCTACACTACGGAGGCATGGCGGTACTTAAGATGA
- a CDS encoding DHHA1 domain-containing protein — protein sequence MVPVPELADRARACADRLRSVDDVLLASHIDADGLTSAAIAAQALERAGVPTELVFKNQLDDEEIASIAAREFETVLFTDFGSGQLETIAEHAARGDFEPIIVDHHQPADAETQYHLNPLLEGIDGASELSGAGACYLLARALEADVDNRDLAKLAVVGAVGDMQAVDGELVGANREIVAEGVEADILKEGTDLALYGTQTRPLPKLLEYADRPRIPGVSGDQSGSIQFLESVGIPLKDDGEWRRWVDLSMAERQSVISALLQRGVDRGVSADALDSLVGTTYTFPGVSKGTELRDASEFSTLLNATARYERADVGLAVCLGDRGDALDRARRLLANHRRNLSEGLEWVREHGVETRPSVQFFDAGEAIRETIVGIVAGMAFGTSGVDRDRPIVAFAEKSDQEIKVSARGTAELVGRGLDLSAAVGTASRAVGGDGGGHDIAAGATIPGGSQEAFIDRFEECVVEQLA from the coding sequence ATGGTTCCCGTCCCCGAGTTGGCCGATCGAGCCCGGGCTTGTGCCGATCGGCTTCGGAGCGTCGACGATGTCTTGTTGGCCTCTCACATCGACGCCGACGGACTGACGAGTGCGGCGATCGCCGCTCAGGCCCTCGAACGGGCGGGCGTCCCGACGGAGCTCGTCTTCAAAAATCAACTCGATGACGAAGAGATCGCCTCGATCGCTGCCCGTGAGTTCGAAACCGTCCTGTTCACTGATTTTGGAAGCGGGCAACTCGAGACCATCGCCGAGCACGCGGCCCGTGGCGACTTCGAACCGATTATCGTCGATCACCACCAGCCAGCCGACGCCGAGACGCAGTATCATCTCAACCCGCTACTGGAGGGGATTGACGGCGCGTCCGAGCTATCCGGTGCTGGTGCGTGTTATTTGCTCGCGCGCGCCCTGGAAGCGGATGTCGACAATCGGGACCTCGCGAAGCTGGCAGTCGTGGGTGCCGTCGGGGACATGCAGGCCGTCGACGGCGAACTCGTCGGAGCGAACCGCGAGATCGTCGCCGAGGGTGTCGAAGCCGACATCCTCAAGGAAGGAACGGATCTGGCACTCTACGGGACCCAGACCCGTCCCCTGCCGAAACTCCTCGAATACGCGGATCGACCACGGATCCCCGGCGTTTCGGGCGACCAGAGCGGGTCGATCCAGTTTCTCGAGTCCGTGGGGATCCCGCTGAAGGACGACGGCGAGTGGCGACGCTGGGTCGACCTCTCGATGGCGGAACGCCAGTCAGTCATCAGCGCGCTTCTCCAGCGGGGAGTCGATCGTGGTGTCTCAGCCGATGCACTGGATTCGCTGGTCGGGACTACGTATACGTTCCCTGGAGTGTCCAAAGGGACTGAACTCCGTGATGCAAGCGAGTTTTCGACGTTATTGAACGCGACTGCACGATACGAACGCGCCGACGTCGGACTCGCCGTTTGCCTGGGTGATCGAGGCGACGCACTCGATCGTGCTCGTCGACTGCTCGCGAATCACCGACGAAACCTCTCGGAGGGTCTGGAGTGGGTTCGCGAGCATGGGGTCGAAACCCGCCCGTCCGTCCAGTTCTTCGACGCGGGCGAGGCGATCAGGGAGACGATCGTCGGCATCGTCGCCGGCATGGCCTTTGGTACTTCGGGCGTCGATCGCGATCGACCGATCGTCGCTTTCGCCGAGAAATCCGACCAGGAGATCAAAGTTTCCGCCCGGGGAACTGCCGAACTCGTCGGACGCGGATTGGATCTGTCGGCGGCGGTCGGGACGGCGAGCCGGGCCGTCGGTGGCGACGGTGGCGGACATGACATCGCTGCCGGGGCGACGATTCCGGGCGGTTCCCAAGAGGCGTTCATCGACCGGTTCGAGGAGTGTGTCGTCGAGCAACTGGCGTGA
- a CDS encoding class I SAM-dependent methyltransferase produces MPVPCVRVPREDGEAARERLADADLVDPGHEITVESGSLFIPVIAPDTVPAEYEIVHREVPARETQTMPADLLKFDPSYERLGEIVIVDEDDPERAREVAESIMTSDLPVETVVNRASKVKGQQRVREWGVLAGDGTETVHREHGCEFALDLAAVYFSPRLATERHRVVEQVRQGERAFDMFAGVGPFVIPFAKRGATTVGVDVNPDAIEYLRENARRNDVAGRVTGIEGDVREVAGEYADWADRIVMNLPHSADEFLETAVNLANDDAVIHYYDIQHEDDPYGPGERAIREVAGDEYDVVVETQRTVRSYAPHELNVVLDVRLSR; encoded by the coding sequence ATGCCCGTCCCGTGCGTTCGTGTCCCTCGCGAGGATGGCGAGGCTGCCCGTGAGCGTCTCGCCGACGCCGATCTCGTCGATCCCGGCCACGAAATCACCGTCGAATCCGGGTCGCTGTTCATCCCTGTCATCGCCCCGGACACTGTCCCGGCCGAATACGAGATCGTCCACCGGGAGGTTCCTGCCCGTGAAACTCAGACGATGCCTGCTGATCTGCTCAAGTTCGATCCGAGCTACGAGCGTCTCGGGGAAATCGTCATCGTTGACGAGGACGACCCCGAACGGGCACGCGAGGTTGCCGAGTCGATCATGACTTCCGACCTGCCCGTCGAGACGGTCGTCAATCGCGCCTCGAAAGTCAAAGGGCAACAGCGCGTTCGCGAGTGGGGGGTTCTCGCTGGCGACGGGACTGAGACCGTCCATCGAGAGCACGGTTGTGAGTTCGCGCTGGACCTGGCGGCAGTCTATTTCTCGCCGCGGCTGGCGACCGAGCGCCACCGCGTCGTCGAACAGGTCCGTCAGGGAGAACGCGCCTTCGACATGTTCGCCGGCGTCGGCCCGTTCGTCATCCCGTTCGCCAAGCGTGGGGCCACCACCGTCGGCGTCGACGTCAACCCCGACGCGATCGAGTATCTCCGAGAGAATGCCCGCCGCAACGATGTCGCCGGACGAGTCACGGGAATCGAGGGTGATGTCCGCGAGGTGGCGGGTGAGTACGCCGACTGGGCCGACCGGATCGTGATGAACCTCCCCCACAGCGCTGATGAGTTTTTGGAGACAGCTGTGAATCTTGCCAACGACGATGCCGTGATCCACTACTACGACATTCAGCACGAGGACGATCCGTACGGTCCAGGCGAGCGGGCGATTCGTGAGGTCGCTGGTGACGAATACGACGTTGTCGTCGAAACACAGCGGACTGTCCGGTCGTACGCCCCCCACGAGCTAAACGTCGTTCTCGACGTGCGTCTGTCTCGGTAA
- a CDS encoding tetratricopeptide repeat protein, with protein sequence MIETAIAAGIAANVLYEVGKKSQQELRELVNGEIFSTPMFALQEKFEESLEEALKDELSEIDKIQDTDIEDHWEGIIENINSIDPVFLNKEDAIENIAASVVTGLGFSNEEDNIVRGKIEIAVVRAYREAVTGFLQRVEEEELSTEFQNRANLRITEGVSKIEKNLRRVETRIIQQNDSRIKNEGFVRFDPLYFRRKEPDQPQIAWRRGFNHFEIEAGYAIKRERPLEEESERIDVTEDIIQQLENDEEVVVLGEPGSGKSTICKQVANEWHENNPGSVFYRQSDSVVPFRNPGTLIEAINATDEDVLVVVEDAVHEDAAILFELVSEFQHDSNVSFLFDARVSQWNSSEDAFGGPEIANLKSNVQPVRVPELDVRECSRIIEHFEDLTDEEIERSAESLYKEVNGGDYGDLLLLAYKLTGPVSTSGQYSGEISAFEYDVHQSFNDIGQADELEDVPKLLRHKVGILVNLLNASRLPVSKGFIHSIATEPEEHWSVESVLDYLEGSVIRSNQDGVGYRTFHERWSTLYLSRAYDELDIRAVNIFEDCIEALILLPENDDKIKSIQEWLSGDQPALSNMHVAPQQFAEYLTRQIGRVATRSPELSPLFISCNISFSETDSVGAEVSWASNIGLSAVYNSRYKTAEQELERGIEVLTASGDENEWTMQRRAVLLENLGIAKRKQGKLRKSWDCHKQSLSISEELDNTIGIAESLNNLGSIEVTRGIWDNARFSLQESLKLKRREGYQSGIPSTLDNLGIVERHEGNIEKSKELHKEALSIEKELGRDHEVAKTLVNLVLALIEQGDLKSAENKCKKALNIFQEIDDDHGIAQCVGNLGLLNQRRDDNREAIKKFRESFEKFIELGSTDEAIDTARNIALLYEEQDNREKIVEWCDKGEKLAESLGQNRQGDIFRKIRAGDFERR encoded by the coding sequence ATGATTGAGACAGCTATTGCGGCGGGCATCGCGGCCAATGTCCTATATGAGGTGGGAAAGAAGTCTCAACAAGAACTCAGAGAATTAGTTAATGGTGAGATATTTTCCACCCCGATGTTTGCACTTCAAGAAAAATTCGAAGAGTCGCTAGAAGAAGCCCTAAAAGACGAGCTGTCGGAAATCGACAAAATTCAGGATACCGATATTGAGGACCACTGGGAGGGAATTATCGAGAACATAAACTCAATTGATCCAGTATTTCTGAATAAAGAAGATGCAATAGAGAACATAGCGGCTAGCGTGGTCACCGGGTTAGGGTTCAGCAATGAGGAAGATAATATTGTTCGAGGTAAAATAGAGATAGCAGTCGTACGAGCATATCGGGAAGCAGTAACGGGCTTCTTGCAACGAGTGGAGGAAGAAGAATTGAGTACTGAATTTCAGAATAGAGCAAACCTTCGTATTACTGAAGGAGTCAGTAAAATTGAAAAGAATCTACGGAGAGTTGAAACCAGGATAATTCAGCAAAATGATTCAAGAATCAAAAACGAGGGCTTCGTTAGATTTGACCCCCTATATTTCAGAAGAAAAGAACCAGATCAGCCACAGATAGCTTGGCGGCGGGGCTTCAACCATTTTGAAATAGAAGCGGGTTACGCTATCAAGCGGGAACGTCCTTTGGAGGAAGAGAGTGAGCGTATAGATGTCACTGAAGATATTATCCAGCAGCTTGAAAATGATGAGGAGGTTGTAGTCTTAGGAGAACCAGGTTCAGGAAAAAGTACAATATGTAAACAAGTAGCAAATGAGTGGCACGAAAATAACCCAGGAAGTGTATTTTACCGTCAAAGTGATTCAGTAGTCCCCTTTAGGAACCCAGGAACACTAATAGAGGCCATCAATGCGACAGATGAGGATGTCCTAGTTGTTGTAGAGGATGCAGTGCATGAGGATGCGGCTATATTATTCGAATTGGTTAGCGAGTTTCAGCACGACTCAAATGTTTCTTTCTTATTTGATGCTCGTGTTAGCCAATGGAATAGTTCAGAGGATGCTTTTGGAGGACCAGAAATTGCGAATCTTAAGTCCAACGTGCAGCCAGTTCGCGTACCTGAGTTGGATGTACGCGAATGCAGTCGAATTATCGAACATTTTGAGGATCTAACGGATGAAGAGATAGAGCGCTCAGCGGAGAGTTTGTATAAAGAGGTCAATGGTGGAGATTACGGTGATCTGCTTCTGCTGGCATACAAATTGACAGGTCCTGTAAGCACAAGTGGACAATATTCTGGAGAGATATCTGCATTTGAGTATGACGTCCACCAGTCATTTAACGATATCGGCCAAGCAGATGAATTGGAGGATGTCCCTAAATTATTGAGACATAAAGTCGGAATTCTAGTCAATCTACTCAATGCGTCACGGCTACCTGTATCGAAAGGATTCATCCACTCAATCGCAACGGAACCAGAAGAGCATTGGAGTGTGGAATCTGTCTTGGACTATTTGGAGGGCTCCGTCATAAGGAGTAATCAGGACGGGGTGGGATACAGAACATTCCACGAACGCTGGTCTACCTTGTATTTGTCTCGTGCATACGACGAACTCGATATACGAGCCGTGAATATATTTGAAGACTGTATTGAAGCACTCATTCTCCTCCCAGAAAACGATGATAAAATTAAATCAATTCAAGAGTGGTTATCTGGAGATCAACCTGCTTTATCAAATATGCATGTAGCGCCTCAACAGTTCGCAGAATATCTCACAAGACAAATCGGAAGAGTTGCAACTCGTAGCCCAGAATTATCTCCATTGTTTATTTCCTGTAATATATCCTTTTCTGAGACTGATTCCGTCGGAGCAGAGGTCAGCTGGGCCAGCAATATCGGTCTTTCTGCCGTTTACAACAGTAGATACAAGACAGCAGAGCAGGAACTGGAGAGAGGTATTGAGGTGTTAACTGCCTCGGGAGATGAAAATGAGTGGACAATGCAGAGAAGAGCTGTCCTTCTTGAAAACCTGGGCATTGCTAAAAGGAAGCAAGGGAAACTACGAAAGAGCTGGGATTGTCATAAGCAGAGTCTGTCAATTTCCGAAGAATTAGATAATACGATTGGGATTGCAGAAAGTCTCAATAATTTAGGTTCAATAGAGGTGACTCGTGGGATATGGGACAATGCGAGGTTTTCGCTCCAAGAGAGTCTAAAGTTAAAAAGGAGGGAAGGATATCAAAGTGGTATACCATCTACTTTAGATAATCTTGGTATAGTTGAAAGGCATGAGGGGAATATAGAGAAGTCCAAGGAACTCCATAAGGAGGCACTCTCAATTGAAAAAGAGCTGGGCCGGGATCATGAAGTAGCTAAGACACTGGTGAATTTGGTGCTTGCGTTAATTGAGCAAGGAGATCTCAAGTCAGCTGAAAATAAGTGCAAAAAGGCACTAAATATATTTCAAGAAATTGATGATGACCACGGAATTGCCCAATGCGTGGGCAACTTGGGACTTCTGAATCAAAGAAGGGATGATAATAGAGAGGCCATTAAGAAATTCCGAGAGTCCTTTGAGAAATTTATTGAATTAGGCTCAACTGATGAGGCAATTGACACAGCCAGAAATATCGCTTTGCTTTATGAGGAGCAAGATAACAGAGAGAAGATTGTAGAATGGTGTGATAAAGGTGAGAAATTGGCCGAGTCTCTAGGCCAAAATCGACAAGGAGATATTTTTAGGAAGATTCGGGCTGGGGATTTTGAACGCAGATAG
- a CDS encoding YMGG-like glycine zipper-containing protein: MGKRTDKALSRAKFAAIGGAIGAAVGGLLSRKAASSGAGVGALVGATIGEKRVDIGELAEKVADRSD; the protein is encoded by the coding sequence ATGGGAAAACGAACCGATAAAGCGTTGAGCCGAGCGAAGTTTGCGGCTATCGGCGGAGCCATCGGGGCTGCAGTCGGTGGATTGCTCAGCCGGAAGGCCGCCAGCTCTGGTGCTGGAGTCGGGGCACTGGTCGGGGCCACGATCGGCGAGAAACGCGTCGACATCGGTGAACTGGCGGAGAAGGTCGCTGACCGCTCTGACTGA
- a CDS encoding DUF5783 family protein: MSDFDPDRFEDKYEHYFTELQQAYTRAFEAMSERYDSELVHAIDQAILSESEPFYEGSEAQPSGDDASGHSSREYAGDFRIEVPDDAADRLPDRDRKRVEAALEDYRAEIADQLSDVFDLA; this comes from the coding sequence ATGAGTGATTTCGATCCGGACCGCTTCGAGGACAAGTACGAACACTACTTTACGGAACTCCAGCAGGCATACACCAGGGCCTTCGAGGCGATGAGCGAGCGCTACGACTCGGAGCTGGTACACGCGATCGACCAGGCGATCCTCAGCGAGAGCGAGCCGTTCTACGAGGGGAGTGAGGCCCAACCCTCCGGAGACGACGCCAGCGGACACAGTTCGCGAGAGTATGCCGGCGATTTCCGGATCGAAGTGCCCGACGACGCCGCCGATCGATTGCCGGATCGCGACCGCAAGCGCGTCGAGGCCGCCCTCGAGGACTACCGTGCCGAGATCGCCGACCAGTTGAGTGACGTTTTCGACCTGGCTTGA
- a CDS encoding ketopantoate reductase family protein, whose translation MDIVVFGAGSLGSLIGGLLAQEHPVTLVGREPHVRAVNESGLTVTGDIQIEVSPVGRTTIPAEADLVIVTVKAYDTPTAAAALSDCACDAVLSLQNGMGNEETLSEALSADVLAGTTTYGAIQDEPGTVRCTGRGEVVIGPPDGGSSSLADRIGGVFEAGGIETTVATDMPRRTWEKLAINAGINATTALARVPNGALAEKPAMEVARRAACETARVARQEGVDLDDRTAVDALEAVVEATADNRSSMYRDIERGRRTEVASINGYVADHDVKTPVNATLAALLETWERENVRRSEPI comes from the coding sequence ATGGACATCGTCGTCTTCGGTGCCGGCAGCCTGGGAAGCCTGATCGGGGGGCTGTTGGCCCAGGAGCATCCGGTCACACTGGTCGGACGAGAGCCCCACGTCCGGGCGGTCAACGAGTCGGGACTGACTGTCACAGGGGACATCCAGATCGAAGTCAGCCCCGTCGGTCGGACGACCATCCCGGCGGAAGCGGATCTGGTGATTGTCACCGTCAAAGCCTACGACACGCCGACCGCCGCCGCGGCGTTGTCGGACTGTGCGTGCGACGCCGTCCTCTCCCTACAGAACGGCATGGGCAACGAGGAGACGCTCTCTGAGGCGCTCTCGGCGGATGTCCTGGCGGGGACGACAACCTACGGCGCGATCCAAGACGAACCCGGGACTGTCCGGTGTACCGGCCGTGGCGAAGTCGTCATTGGGCCACCCGACGGCGGATCGAGTTCACTGGCCGACCGGATCGGCGGGGTATTCGAAGCGGGGGGGATCGAAACCACCGTCGCGACGGACATGCCCCGCCGCACGTGGGAAAAACTCGCGATCAACGCCGGAATCAACGCCACGACTGCGCTGGCGCGAGTCCCGAACGGCGCGCTCGCCGAAAAGCCAGCGATGGAGGTGGCTCGCCGCGCCGCCTGCGAGACTGCCCGGGTCGCACGGCAAGAGGGAGTCGATCTCGACGACCGAACAGCCGTCGACGCGCTCGAAGCGGTGGTCGAAGCGACGGCGGACAACCGGTCTTCGATGTATCGCGATATCGAGCGTGGTCGTCGGACGGAAGTGGCATCGATCAACGGCTACGTGGCCGATCACGACGTAAAAACGCCCGTCAACGCGACGCTCGCAGCGCTGTTGGAAACGTGGGAACGGGAGAACGTCAGGAGAAGCGAGCCGATCTAA
- a CDS encoding NifU family protein, with amino-acid sequence MSTETQDGSSDLEERVTNFLRRNFPQIQMHGGSAAIQDLDPETGEVTIMLGGACSGCGISPMTVQAIKSRMTKEIPEIDTVHANTGMDGGGMGGMGGGAQPGDSRGGSVDDGKSDEGPSAPF; translated from the coding sequence ATGAGCACAGAGACACAGGACGGAAGCTCCGATCTCGAGGAACGCGTCACGAACTTCCTGCGACGGAACTTCCCACAGATCCAGATGCACGGGGGAAGTGCGGCCATCCAGGATCTCGATCCCGAGACGGGCGAGGTGACGATCATGCTCGGCGGGGCCTGCAGCGGATGTGGCATCTCGCCGATGACAGTCCAGGCGATCAAGTCCCGTATGACCAAGGAGATCCCCGAAATCGACACCGTTCACGCCAACACTGGCATGGACGGCGGTGGTATGGGCGGTATGGGCGGCGGTGCCCAACCGGGCGACTCCCGGGGTGGTAGCGTCGACGATGGCAAGAGTGACGAGGGGCCGAGTGCCCCGTTTTAG
- a CDS encoding nucleotide pyrophosphohydrolase, with translation MSDDWDHLTERYAKFVSDRDWDQFHTPQNLAIAASVEANELLENFLWFEDPSSESVQEDDELMAAVRDEMADVMIYMIGLANQLDIDLQAAVAEKIERNEERFDEERVDEINEYLTDWQEDD, from the coding sequence ATGTCTGATGACTGGGATCACCTAACGGAACGCTACGCAAAGTTTGTCTCTGACCGCGACTGGGACCAATTCCACACACCGCAGAACCTAGCGATTGCGGCCTCAGTTGAAGCCAACGAGTTACTCGAGAATTTTCTCTGGTTCGAAGACCCCTCAAGTGAATCTGTTCAGGAAGACGATGAACTGATGGCGGCGGTCCGTGACGAGATGGCAGACGTAATGATCTACATGATTGGACTCGCTAATCAGCTCGATATTGATCTCCAGGCTGCTGTAGCTGAGAAGATAGAGCGCAACGAGGAGCGATTCGATGAGGAACGCGTCGATGAAATCAATGAATATCTCACCGACTGGCAGGAGGATGATTAA
- a CDS encoding DUF7130 family rubredoxin-like protein: protein MTDNPGETKVSFGTTVYDADGNKLGTIRGFDEHGFYVTTDEGIAAMSGKHLASGRGGEAELMWRCWSCGEMGDIEEIPETCPACGAPKEDIYYWQED, encoded by the coding sequence ATGACAGATAATCCGGGAGAGACAAAAGTAAGCTTCGGGACGACAGTGTACGACGCCGATGGCAACAAACTGGGCACGATCCGTGGCTTCGACGAGCACGGGTTCTACGTCACGACCGACGAAGGGATCGCCGCCATGTCCGGTAAACACCTCGCCAGCGGTCGCGGCGGCGAGGCCGAGCTGATGTGGCGCTGTTGGTCCTGCGGGGAGATGGGTGACATCGAAGAGATCCCGGAGACCTGTCCGGCCTGTGGCGCACCGAAAGAGGATATTTACTACTGGCAGGAGGACTGA
- a CDS encoding site-specific integrase produces the protein MRIERNENHHSYRCWLTPEEYKTLKQGAGSYRDSLIIQLGGEVGLRSFEIPQIHPEHIKHVDGHARLRVPKGKDTEGSGGKPRDAYLPEQVESELLRYANVENIDRDEPIVDLSERSVQRRVKATAEHVAEETGDSDWQKVSSHDLRRYYAQTLLVRERMNPRVVMEVGGWSSFSAVEPYPNAPTAEVVNREFEDVAFN, from the coding sequence ATGCGAATCGAGCGCAACGAGAACCACCACTCGTATCGCTGCTGGCTCACGCCGGAGGAGTACAAGACCCTCAAGCAGGGCGCAGGGAGCTACCGAGACTCCCTAATTATCCAGCTCGGCGGTGAAGTCGGACTCCGCTCCTTCGAGATCCCACAGATCCACCCGGAGCACATCAAACACGTCGATGGTCACGCCCGGCTTCGCGTTCCCAAGGGGAAGGACACCGAAGGAAGCGGTGGGAAGCCTCGCGACGCCTACCTTCCCGAGCAGGTTGAGAGTGAGCTACTTCGTTACGCCAACGTTGAGAACATCGATCGCGACGAACCGATCGTCGACCTGAGCGAGCGCTCTGTGCAGCGCCGGGTCAAGGCGACCGCTGAACACGTCGCAGAAGAGACCGGCGACTCCGACTGGCAGAAGGTGTCGAGTCACGATCTCCGGCGCTACTATGCCCAGACCTTGCTGGTCCGCGAGCGGATGAATCCGCGTGTGGTAATGGAAGTTGGTGGGTGGTCGTCGTTCTCGGCGGTGGAGCCGTACCCGAACGCGCCGACAGCCGAAGTGGTGAATCGAGAGTTTGAGGACGTGGCGTTCAATTGA